The sequence GATCGCGGGCTGGAAAGGCATCGAGGCCTCGGACATGAAACTGATGCCCGATACCGACAGCGCCTATATCGACCCGTTCTATGCGGAAAAGACGATCTGTCTGCACTGCTCGGTCGTCGAGCCGGACACCGGCGAACCCTATAATCGTGACCCGCGCGGCACCGCCCAACTGGCCGAAGCCTACCTGAAATCGACGGGTATCGGCGACACCGCGTTCTTCGGGCCGGAAGCCGAATTCTTCCTGTTCGACGACGTGCGCATCTCGGTCGAGATGAACAAGGTCGCCTTCGAGGTCGACGCCCAGGACGCCGCCTGGAACGGCGACACCGAGTACGAGATGGGCAACATGGGCCATCGTCCGGGCATCAAGGGCGGCTACTTCCCCGTGAACCCGACCGACGCCGCGCAGGACCTGCGCTCGGAAATGCTGTCGACGATGAAGCAGATCGGCATGAAGGTCGACAAGCACCACCACGAGGTGGCGTCGTGCCAGCACGAGCTTGGCCTGATCTTCAACTCGCTGACCACGCAGGCCGACGAGTTGCAGAAATACAAGTACGTCATCCACAACGTGGCGCATGCCTATGGCAAGTCGGCGACCTTCATGCCCAAGCCCATCGCGGGCGACAACGGCACCGGCATGCATGTGAACATGTCGATCTGGAAAGACGGCAAGCCGCTGTTTGCAGGTGACAAATATGCCGACCTGTCGGACGAGGCGCTGTATTTCATCGGCGGCATCCTCAAGCACGCCAAGACGCTGAACGCCTTCACCAACCCCTCCACCAACAGCTACAAGCGCCTGATCCCCGGCTTCGAGGCCCCGGTTCTGCGCGCCTATTCGGCCCGCAACCGCTCGGGCTGTGTGCGTATTCCGTGGACGGAAAGCCCCAAGGCCAAGCGCGTCGAGGCCCGCTTCCCCGATCCGTCGGCAAACCCCTACCTGTGCTTTGCGGCGCTGCTGATGGCCGGCCTTGACGGTATCCAGAACAAGATCCACCCCGGCGATCCGTCCGACAAGGACCTTTACGATCTGCCGCCCGAGGAACTGGCCGGCATCCCGACCGTCTGCGCATCCTTGCGCGAAGCGCTCGAGGCGCTCGAGGCCGATCACGACTTCCTGCTCAAGGGCGACGTGTTCACCAAGGACCAGCTCGAGGGTTACATGGAACTCAAGTGGGAAGAGGTCTACGCCTTCGAACACTGCCCGCACCCGGTCGAGTACAAGATGTACTATTCCTGCTGATCGCGGGGTCACGAGACGGGGAAAGGGGCGCCGGTTCGGCGCCCCTTTTCGTTCGTCCGGGTCGACGTCAAGTCGGCCGTCATGATCGGTGCGCCACCCTGCCCGCCGGGCCGGTCGCACGCCGCACCATCTGAACCTCTGCAGAAGGAACCTGAACTGCCGCTCGTGGGTAACCGCGAGGCCCTTGGCCTGTTGCCAAATTGGAAACATTGACCGACTCATTTTTGCAATGATCTGCATCAAGAACCATTGCACCTGAAGCGACCATAATTGCGCGCGCAAAATCCAGTGTGATTGGAGCGGACATATGGTCGATCTCATCGGGACGGACGCGAACGATAAACTGCTTGGCACATTCTCGGAAGACTGGCTGATCGGGCTTGCGGGCAACGACATCCTGGACGGAAAAGGCGGCGACGACACGCTTTCCGGCGGCGACGGAAAGGACATCCTGCGCTCGGGCAGTGGTGACGACTTGGCCTATGGCGGCGCCGGAAACGACAAGCTGTTCGGCGATGCCGGGAACGACTCTTTGGTTGGTGGCACGGGCAGGGACACGTTGAACGGCGGGGCTGACGACGACACGCTTTCCGGCGGCGAAGGCAACGACAAGCTGTTTGGCGGCGACGGCGCAGACCTGCTGTTCGGCGGCGACGGCAATGACCGCCTGCGCGGCGGCGAGGGGCAGGATGCGCTCTATGGCGACGCGGGCCACGACAAGCTATATGGCGAAATGGGCGACGACCAGCTTTCCGGGGGCGCCGGCAATGACACGCTCTATGGCGGCGAGGGCAACGACACGCTGTCTGGCGACTTCGACGGCGACCCCGAGTTCGGAAACGACTACCTATCTGGCGGAAATGGCGATGACCGTCTGGAGGGGTGGGATGGCCGCGACACCCTCGAAGGCGGAAATGGGAATGATGTTCTTATCGGCGGGGAAGATGACGATCTGCTGGATGGGGGCGATGGAAACGACATCCTGAGCGCTGGATATGGCAAGGACACCCTTATTGGCGGCGTCGGTGACGACGGCTTGAGTGGCAGAGAGGGTGATGACGAACTCTACGGCGGCGAGGGCGATGATCGGCTGATCGGCGGGGAAGATGACGATCTGCTGGATGGGGGCACAGGCGCCGACGTACTGCGCGGAGGGGATGGCAACGACCTCATGTTCGGGGGCGACGGAAACGACGAGATGTATTCCGGCGAAGGCATCGACACCCTTTACGGTGGCGCAGGGGATGACCGGTTGTTCGGAGGTAGCCTCGGGACCACGATCATCTACGGCGAAGAGGGTAACGACTTCATCCAGGGCAACAGCGACGTGATGATCTTCGACGGCGGAGCCGGGGATGATATCCTGTTCGGCGGCGATGATCCGTTTGGAATATCCACGCTCAACGGCGGCGAAGGGTGCGATTTCGTGCGCGGGCTTGGGGGCGACGACGTGCTGTTCGGCGACGACGGAAACGATTGGGTCATCGGCGATGGCGGCGATGACCTGATGACCGGCGGGGCCGATGCCGACGTGTTCGTGTTCGAAACCGCCAACCCGTTCGAGCACGACACGATTACCGACCTGCGGGACGGGGCCGACCTGATCCGCTTCAGCGCGGACTTCGGAGCATCTCTGGACGAGTGGGGAGATCTCGACACCAACGGAAACGGGGTGCTGGACGACGCGGACGATCGGGTAAGCCTGTCAAACGGCCATACCGTGATCGACCTGTCGGACGAGTTCGGCGCCGTGGCGGGCACCCACACCATCACGATCCTCGGGATCACCGACGTGTCGGCGACCGATATTTCGTTCGCCGACGTTTTCTGGGGTTGCTGACGGGCACACTCGCGCCGGCCGGTCACAAGAAACTGGCCCGCGCGTCATCCACACCGAAGATCGTTTCGCGCTCAGAAACGGGTAAAGCGACGCGCCGTGCGCATCATCTGGCGGGCATTGCGCTGCGTATCGCGGACGCGGGCCCTTTGATCATCGGGCAATTCCTCGGCCGCCTGACCACCATTGCGGCGGCGGGCGATCTGGTCGATCCCGACATCGACCCCCTTGTTCACCAGCTTGTTGATCAAGGGGCGCAAAATCATCCTCAACATGCGATCCATTGGGGTTTCCCCTCCTGCTCTTTTCCACGGGCGCAGACCCGCGTCTGTCATTACATATAGCGCGAATTGGGGCGAAAATCAGGCCCCACAGTCAGAGGTCCTCGTCATCCTCGGCCGCGGGGCCATCTTCGCCGAACATGTCGCCGGTGCTGTCCTGGGGCAGATCGGGCGCCTCGGCATCGGGGGGGCGGCTTTCCAGCAGGCCGGCCTCGCGCAGTTCCTTGAGCCCCGGCAGGTCGCGCGCAGTCTCGAGCCCGAAATGATCCAGAAACCCCTCGGTCACGACATAGGTAACGGGTCGGCCCGGCGTCATGCGACGACGGCCAAAGCGCACCCAGCCCAGTTCGATCAACTGGTCCACCGTCCCGCGCGACACCGAGACGCCACGGATCTCCTCGATCTCGGCGCGAGTGACGGGCTGGTGATAGGCGACGATGGCCAGCGTTTCGATCGCCGCACGCGACAGTTTTCGCGTCTCGACCGTTTCACGCGCCATCAGAAACCCCAGATCCGGCGCGGTGCGGATCGCCCAGGCCTCGCCCACGCGGACAACGTTGATCCCCCGCCCCTCGTAACGGCGGCGCAGCAGTTGCACCGCCTCGGCCGGGTCGCACCCATGTGGCATGCGCGCGGCCATCTCGGAGACCGAGAGCGGCTCGGCGGTGGCAAACAGCATCGCCTCGACCATGCGTTCCTGCGCGCCAAGGGGCGGGGCGCGAAACAGGCTGTCCTCTGGCGTGGCGGCGGCGCGCTCGGGGCTGTCGCTCATTCCTCCCTCCGGCGCAGATGGATGGGGGCAAAGGTCTCGGACTGGCGGATCTCGACCCGGCCCGCCTTGACCAGTTCCAGCGAGGCGGCGAAATGCGCGGCGGTGGCGGCGCGGCGGCGCTTGGGGTCCATCTGCCAGCCCTCGGGCAGATAACTCATCAGGTCGGTCCACTCACCGGCGTAGCCCACCAACGGGCGCAAACGATCAAGCGCCTCTTCCAGGGTGAAGACATCTTCACGGTCCATCACGTAGGGGCGAAAATCGTCGCGCGTACGGATGCGGGCATAGGCCTGCAACAGGTCGATCAGACCCGCCGTGTAGGTCACCGATTTCGCGGTTGTCATCACCTCGGGCGCACCACGGACAAAGCGGTCGCGGCCCAGCCGGTCGCGCGCCATGAGCTTCGCGGCGCAGTCGCGCATCGCCGACAGACGTTCCAGTTGAAAGGCCAGATGCGCGGCCATGTCCTCGGCACTGGGGCCTTCCTCGGTCGGGTCGGGCGGCAACAGCAGGCGCGATTTGAGAAAGGCCAGCCAGGCCGCCATCACGAGGTAATCGGCGGCCAGTTCGATCCGCAGGGCACGGGCCTTTTCGATGAAAACCAGGTATTGCTCGGTCAGCGCCAGGATCGAGACGCGCCGCAGATCCACCTTTTGCGTCCGCGCAAGGCTGAGCAAAAGATCGAGCGGCCCCTCGAACCCGTCCACATCAACGATCAGCGCCTCGGCCGCGCGGCGCGAGGCGACGGCCTCCCAATCGGGCGCGTCATTTGCCGGGGTCGGCGTGTCAGCCATAAACCTCTCCGTCCAGAAGGTCGGAAAGGTCGGCCTCGGCGGCCTCCATGTCAAGCGGCTGGCGGCGGTTGCGCAGGGCCAGCGCCGCCTCGCCCATGGCGATCTCGGCTGGATCCAGGTCGCCGGCGGCGGCGACGACCTGTTCCATCTCGGGCCGATCGCCGTTGCAATGCAGGATCAGGTTGCAGCCCGCCGCCCGCGCCCGCCGTGCGCGATCGCCGATCGGGCCAGGCAAGGCGCCCATCGACAGATCGTCGGTCATCAACAGCCCGTCGAACCCGATCTCGCACCGGATCAGCGCGATCATCGCAGACGAGAGGGTGGCGGGCGCATCCGCGTCCAGCGCCTCGTAGACGATATGGGCCGTCATCCCCAGGGGCAGGTCCGCCAGCGGTTTGAAGGCCGCGAAATCGGTCGCGCGCAACGCCTCTGCCGCGGCGCTGACGCGCGGCAGGTCGAGATGGCTGTCCACCTCGCCCAGACCATAGCCGGGCAGGTGTTTGAGCACCGGCAGAACGCCGCCATCGAACAGGCCGGTCGCAACCGCGCGCGCCGCGCCGATCACGGCGTCGGGCGTGTGACCGTAAAGCCGGTTCAAGAGGATCGGATGGGTGGTATCGCGGGCCACATCGGCCAGCGGCATGCAGTTCACGTCGATGCCGACGGCGTGCAATTCATCGGCGATCAGCCGGGCGCGCAGATACATCGCCCGCGCAGCGCGCGCAGGGCCGGCCTGCGCCATCTGGTCGAGGGCGGGGCGCCATTGCCGCCAATAGGGCGGGCGCATGCGCTGCACCCGCCCCCCCTCCTGGTCGATCAGGATGGGGGCGTTGCGGCCCACGGCCTCGCGCAGATCCTCGGTCAGGGCGCGCAGCTGGGTCGGGTTCTCGATGTTGCGGGCAAAGAGGATGAAGCCCCATGGCTGCACCTCGGCGAAGAAATCGCGCTCGGCGGGCCCAAGCGTCGGCCCGGACGGCCCGAGGATCGTGGCCGAAATCGCCGCGCTCACGTCAGCGAACCGTGACCGGGATACAGGCCGCGCCCTGCGCCACCAACGCGGCACAGAACCGGCGCGAGGCCGCCAGATCGTCAAAGCCCACGGCGCGCAACCGGTAGAAGCGCTGCCCACCCGAGGCGGCCTCTTCGATGACGCGGGCCCGGCCGGCCATGAAATCGGGGAAACGCGCGCTCAGGCGCGCCCATTCCGACCGCGCGATCTCGGCGGTGTCGAACGCGCCAAGCTGCACCAGGCGCGTGCCCTCGGGCAGGTCGGCGGGGGCGATCTCGCGCACACCATCGCCTTGGGGTGTCGTGACCTGCAGCGCCACATCGGCGCTGGTGCCCGGCAGGACCGCGGGCGCATCGGGGTTGCTGGCCCGCGCAAACCCGGCGGGCCGGGCAGCGGGGCGCAGAGAGACACGCACACCGGGCACCGAGGCCGGAATTATCCGCGCCTCGGTGACCCCGGTGCCCGAGGGCGGTGCGATGACTGCCGCCGGGGGTGTTTGCTGCACGACTTCAG comes from Roseibacterium elongatum DSM 19469 and encodes:
- a CDS encoding calcium-binding protein translates to MVDLIGTDANDKLLGTFSEDWLIGLAGNDILDGKGGDDTLSGGDGKDILRSGSGDDLAYGGAGNDKLFGDAGNDSLVGGTGRDTLNGGADDDTLSGGEGNDKLFGGDGADLLFGGDGNDRLRGGEGQDALYGDAGHDKLYGEMGDDQLSGGAGNDTLYGGEGNDTLSGDFDGDPEFGNDYLSGGNGDDRLEGWDGRDTLEGGNGNDVLIGGEDDDLLDGGDGNDILSAGYGKDTLIGGVGDDGLSGREGDDELYGGEGDDRLIGGEDDDLLDGGTGADVLRGGDGNDLMFGGDGNDEMYSGEGIDTLYGGAGDDRLFGGSLGTTIIYGEEGNDFIQGNSDVMIFDGGAGDDILFGGDDPFGISTLNGGEGCDFVRGLGGDDVLFGDDGNDWVIGDGGDDLMTGGADADVFVFETANPFEHDTITDLRDGADLIRFSADFGASLDEWGDLDTNGNGVLDDADDRVSLSNGHTVIDLSDEFGAVAGTHTITILGITDVSATDISFADVFWGC
- the glnA gene encoding type I glutamate--ammonia ligase, translated to MSKDNVLKMIKDEDAAYVDIRFTDPRGKLQHVTVMSDQVDEDFLEEGFMFDGSSIAGWKGIEASDMKLMPDTDSAYIDPFYAEKTICLHCSVVEPDTGEPYNRDPRGTAQLAEAYLKSTGIGDTAFFGPEAEFFLFDDVRISVEMNKVAFEVDAQDAAWNGDTEYEMGNMGHRPGIKGGYFPVNPTDAAQDLRSEMLSTMKQIGMKVDKHHHEVASCQHELGLIFNSLTTQADELQKYKYVIHNVAHAYGKSATFMPKPIAGDNGTGMHVNMSIWKDGKPLFAGDKYADLSDEALYFIGGILKHAKTLNAFTNPSTNSYKRLIPGFEAPVLRAYSARNRSGCVRIPWTESPKAKRVEARFPDPSANPYLCFAALLMAGLDGIQNKIHPGDPSDKDLYDLPPEELAGIPTVCASLREALEALEADHDFLLKGDVFTKDQLEGYMELKWEEVYAFEHCPHPVEYKMYYSC
- a CDS encoding glycoside hydrolase family 3 N-terminal domain-containing protein translates to MSAAISATILGPSGPTLGPAERDFFAEVQPWGFILFARNIENPTQLRALTEDLREAVGRNAPILIDQEGGRVQRMRPPYWRQWRPALDQMAQAGPARAARAMYLRARLIADELHAVGIDVNCMPLADVARDTTHPILLNRLYGHTPDAVIGAARAVATGLFDGGVLPVLKHLPGYGLGEVDSHLDLPRVSAAAEALRATDFAAFKPLADLPLGMTAHIVYEALDADAPATLSSAMIALIRCEIGFDGLLMTDDLSMGALPGPIGDRARRARAAGCNLILHCNGDRPEMEQVVAAAGDLDPAEIAMGEAALALRNRRQPLDMEAAEADLSDLLDGEVYG
- a CDS encoding segregation and condensation protein A is translated as MADTPTPANDAPDWEAVASRRAAEALIVDVDGFEGPLDLLLSLARTQKVDLRRVSILALTEQYLVFIEKARALRIELAADYLVMAAWLAFLKSRLLLPPDPTEEGPSAEDMAAHLAFQLERLSAMRDCAAKLMARDRLGRDRFVRGAPEVMTTAKSVTYTAGLIDLLQAYARIRTRDDFRPYVMDREDVFTLEEALDRLRPLVGYAGEWTDLMSYLPEGWQMDPKRRRAATAAHFAASLELVKAGRVEIRQSETFAPIHLRRREE
- the scpB gene encoding SMC-Scp complex subunit ScpB, giving the protein MSDSPERAAATPEDSLFRAPPLGAQERMVEAMLFATAEPLSVSEMAARMPHGCDPAEAVQLLRRRYEGRGINVVRVGEAWAIRTAPDLGFLMARETVETRKLSRAAIETLAIVAYHQPVTRAEIEEIRGVSVSRGTVDQLIELGWVRFGRRRMTPGRPVTYVVTEGFLDHFGLETARDLPGLKELREAGLLESRPPDAEAPDLPQDSTGDMFGEDGPAAEDDEDL
- a CDS encoding SPOR domain-containing protein; translated protein: MPSKARCASPPADPGGTQAPNQGLAVNRIAEGAEAGPVPDRLVLAPPPVELAELDFDTASTGGTGSASAATPQPAPEATPEAAQDATQALISRLLEDSEPLAAVSTDPTPPRQEGVEPEVVQQTPPAAVIAPPSGTGVTEARIIPASVPGVRVSLRPAARPAGFARASNPDAPAVLPGTSADVALQVTTPQGDGVREIAPADLPEGTRLVQLGAFDTAEIARSEWARLSARFPDFMAGRARVIEEAASGGQRFYRLRAVGFDDLAASRRFCAALVAQGAACIPVTVR